A single region of the Gadus morhua chromosome 5, gadMor3.0, whole genome shotgun sequence genome encodes:
- the gyg1a gene encoding glycogenin-1: MWNLIPALDCSQLLSICQLHIKGFNPNLTSSSGHRAACSQKTMADQAFVTLATNDNYAKGAMVLGQSLRKHKTTKKLVALIGPHVAEPCRRVLESVYDEVRLVDVLESGDTAHLALMKRPDLGVTFTKLHCWTLTHYSKCVFMDADTLVLSNIDELFEREELSAAPDPGWPDCFNSGVFVFTPSNETHEKLLAFCSENGSFDGGDQGVLNSYFNTWATADISRHLPFIYNLSSIAIYSYLPAFKQYGHKAKVVHFLGKVKPWSYSYDAQSGEVKGHSVAPGLCEVQPDYLRLWWEFYSGAVLPALLEAYGDTPFNTGCVDEKSHEEIREILTSTSQAASSSTSSSFAPSSSSSSPPPPPPKVPSDERKKRWEAGQADYMGDDSFVHIERKLDSFLK; encoded by the exons ATGTGGAACTTAATTCCTGCGTTGGACTGCTCCCAGCTGCTGAGCATCTGCCAGCTGCATATCAAAGGTTTCAATCCGAATCTTACTTCTTCCTCGGGGCACCGTGCTGCCTGCTCACAGAAAACCATGGCGG ACCAAGCATTTGTGACGCTAGCAACAAACGACAACTATGCCAAGGGAGCAATGGTCTTGGGGCAGTCGCTACGGAAACACAAGACAACCAAGAAACTTGTGGCCCTCATTGGGCCCCATGTTGCTGAGCCCTGCAG GCGTGTGCTGGAGTCGGTGTACGACGAGGTGCGTCTGGTGGACGTGTTGGAGTCCGGGGACACCGCCCACCTGGCCCTCATGAAGCGCCCGGACCTGGGGGTCACCTTCACCAAGCTGCACTGCTGGACCCTCACGCACTACAGCAAGTGTGTGTTCATGGACGCAGACACCCTG GTGTTGTCTAACATAGATGAACTGTTCGAGAGGGAGGAGCTATCGGCAGCTCCGGATCCTGGTTGGCCAGACTGTTTCAACTCCGGGGTGTTTGTGTTCACGCCGTCCAATGAGACACACGAGAAACTGCTGGCATTCTGCAGTGAGAACGGCAGCTTCGATG GTGGAGACCAGGGGGTTCTGAACAGTTACTTCAACACCTGGGCCACCGCAGACATTTCCAGGCACCTACCCTTCATCTACAACCTCAGCAGCATCGCCATCTACTCCTACCTCCCAGCCTTCAAACA GTATGGCCACAAGGCCAAGGTGGTGCACTTCCTGGGAAAGGTGAAGCCCTGGAGCTATTCTTACGATGCCCAGAGCggagaggtcaagggtcactcAGTGGCGCCCGGCCTGTGCGAGGTGCAGCCCGACTATCTGCGCCTGTGGTGGGAGTTTTACTCCGGCGCTGTGCTGCCTGCTCTGCTGGAGGCCTATGGAGACACACCCTTCAACACAGGCTGTGTGGAT GAGAAGTCCCATGAAGAGATAAGGGAGATCTTGACATCAACATCCCaagccgcctcctcctccacctcctcttcttttgcaccctcttcttcttcttcttctcctcctcctcctccacccaaggTGCCCTCCGACGAGAGGAAGAAGCGGTGGGAGGCGGGCCAGGCGGACTACATGGGAGACGACTCCTTTGTCCACATCGAACGCAAACTGGACTCCTTCCTCAAGTAA